The Rhea pennata isolate bPtePen1 unplaced genomic scaffold, bPtePen1.pri scaffold_44, whole genome shotgun sequence sequence AtcggagctgctccagcctctaggGTGAAgcgaaaaatctgaaatatcacCATTACAACACAGGGTGTCCTAATTCACTAGCAGTGGACTAAGACTACTCTTcaagtcctcattttccatggcAATGTCAGCCTCCCGCTTTCCTCGgcctgaatttgctctgccctcttcccttttacaggcagtgttggtgacaggcctaactggttccctgatagaataaaagcaagcttcagcacagcGTATTTGTTGGTATGAATCACGAGGCCAATTAAAAAacttgagagcagaaatctcaacaggactgctgacagctcactttgcattccacagcactagagctctgaattgctaagagcagccatccaccaatacatggggaaaataacgcagtttacccttctctcttcttcagcagcaaagggactacTACCACCAAGACTACCCTCACCACTACCACACCggagatgacttcagaagctattacaatgcatttgtgtagatctttatgagctgaagcctccgctttcttcttcttaccccACCTAGAGGAGAAATACTACCATTCTGCACACTAGAGTGGCAGACTCTGCATCACTCCTCACCTAATGGTGcctccagatttcccaggcaagctgaggagttaacatgtctgcctgagagaaaaccctgcagctgcaacgtTTTCTAGGTTCCACGAGGAACAACGggaactcccagctccctgccaaggaaggcactcccagctcagcaccctaagcccagctcacagaggcaggctctcttgtgctcctgctctcttgctcagggacattgggggccctggctgcagagaggcacagttgcagctggaacagtaccagctgcacttcccagcccagcagtcactgtgtgctctggcttccctaacacacaggcatcacctcaccttcctcctctcacagctcttccagggaacacttgaatgcatccaggttccagcactgctctctggggacttttgcatcccctcacagcaccaaaggcatgcagctaagtgcgggaagcccagaaataatcGTTACACCTACAAGCTGGTCCTCTAgccttggccaacagaaaaatgccctttagGTCTCAGAGGCTCCCCTGAAAATGTATGTGAGGATCAAGAGAGACACGTATCGTGGGCTTTCACCACTATAttcctcctacaagcagcaccattgctgcactcacagaatcttccaaaatgtgcacactacctttccgtcaagagcaggctgctctactAGACTCAGGAGAGAACTAGAATTCACACGGTGCTTTCCGAGGTTCGATTTGATGAGACCAAAGCGACACACCTgggcttcagaattaaaagcaccaaacacaaCAGGAGTCTTGCACggggtctccttctcctgtctcactgcacatgagggtccccttgcagttacacagactgcaacaacatctgccccagtaaatcacaaacagcaataatcgccacataccagagatgaaaggctgctccaaaaagccactgctggccgatcttcctatctcctaaggaaggagcccagaggcacacaagcagttagaggtattacaccagctgacaagggacagcaattacccagcatccctcttccttccatagGCTTGGCTCCTCTATCGGAGACAAGCAGTCTGTGACTGCCTCCTTTccaaaacatctcctcttccacagtctcattatctgtccctttagaaagaaagaaaggaaaggtgaaaggaagggaagtctttaaaaagcaaggaaCTGTGAGCAGACCTAACTGGGACCTCATCAGGAACACAGTATCTTCAGGAGGCAATAGTTCCCAAAGGGCTTGAAGACCAAAACTTCTGTCCTTGGTGGTCCAGCTAGCCCACTAGCCCAAACAATGTTTCATGTGCGGAGAAAAAGGTAAAGgcacaacatcttccaagaaactggtgcagacagcaaaaccagacaggctggatgatgagaaacttgcatgtgctcttcctgctcacatgccaatttttggcattttggtgGGGGCAATGTAAGAGGACACTGAATCATAAaatggtaaagttggaaggaacctctagaggtcatctattccaaccctcagcacagcccatacagggattgaacccgcgaccttggcattagcagcaccacgctctaaacaactgagctaaacctgtccCCCAaggattcacatcacagaggacaggaaaaaaggggcaggcatttcagctggggacaaaatccttctgagaagcaagtcccatcatgccagggagcttaacagaaattccccctgcactattttcctcacagcttctgaaaatcccacagaatattcagatgctttatctAGGAAGCTTCTCTCTGAGGATCTTCAGACAAAGTagtaagttacatttcaaagaatacaacacgaaaacagaaaggtttctttgtGCATGGAAATCCATGGAGACCATTAACCCACAGGATCCCTCCCAGGCTTTGAATTCAGGAGCCACCTGAGAGGCAGGGTCACAAGTGTctacaggcacatctacaaccaaatacaaatgagaaggtaccagtgttttttttccaatatgatacaaactgcagggaaggcgagtggatcatgtcactccacaggatgtacatgtgggtctagattctcaaagttgcagagtggggcaggcgccctttcaactggaaccggcacctccccaaatcctgcattgatgcaggattttacatccCTCAAAGATCAGCTGCACCAACAGCCTGGCCCTTGGTGCAATGTCCCTGACAAGGAGGTCTCTAATGGGACAccaaagaagccacagctggagaggcagcattttgccccagcacacaaaacagaccctttacACTTGCCTTGTACAAGAGCCCGTTGTACAATTGGTATGAATCTGGGCTTCAtaccaaagatgtttgctgggtagcctggattcatctggagggcagacaaatattacaagagaaaagacgaTTTGTGCCAGTATTGAATAGCCACACCTCACCTGTGCAATTCAgacctctctccaaaacctcagctagctgagaatctgcagaagcctccctccagccacatctgcaactggagaagagatttccttcacttaCGTATTCAGATAGatggctttggagtcacaaaagtgatcccataacatcacaagctgcttcattcagggaaaaaagtattaactacTTGCCTGTAGcgttctgcagagaggccaaaaccTCGTCCAGAcgaaaggctgggaaagcttcacctacaggcacatctgcaatcagagaggagattggttttgcttctctgtcatggcagacgtcttttgagctaccatccagattacagcacggaaaaaattgtttaaaaaaatcttgtccctggcagcaaataaaacctgactccttacccctggggtcctgcagaggctcccaaacctcatccagctgagcagccacatgtgcagcatccacaggcacatctgtaagccccgaggcactgccagaggctgctggagggctgcagcagagccagcaacAGCCGTTCCCGTCTATGGCACagctcggggcagcagcaggtttgcaggcaaagccagtgctgggcttggccaagctttcctcttccagcctcttcaggcTGTCTCCTGCCGCACCAGCTCCCAAAAAGGCCCCGtgggccccatgtcccctcctgccctgcacctccacactACCTTCCCACCACCTGCTCACTGCAGGGGCCTATATTGGCTccggcaccagccccagcaccagcaccagtggtgctgccagccaggccagcagtgctgctgtctctgtgcttcTGTCCACCCTACCTGGGCCCAGCGCTCCCTGCACAGCAGCCTGGGCATCACGGGCACACAGAGACcctttcaaaggtgagagagtgcagccttgcaaggacCTAGGCTAAAACAttcagctcccacagatgcaGTCTGTGAGGGGCCCACGCACTTCTatgggcagagctctggcaaggaATCCCTCCCTCGAACCTTGCACGCTGCCTGTAGTTCatctcccccacaacccccctcCACTAAGCATaggagctgggggtgggggggatgttgttgttgaagaccaaggcaaagaaggcaccGAGGACCTCACCtttacctgcctctgctctctatCTCTCCTGCTAgggagctttctctttcctaaggcCATGCCCATGTGCCTGGGCAACACttctaaactcttcctctgtagccttctcccttctccctgctcctatcCCCCACGTGCTGtctttttgccttctaactGCATCAGGAATTCACTGTTTACAGCAGTGGTCTCCTGCTGTGCCCGTTCTCCTGAGCACAGGGCTGCACTCTTCTGgcacttggaggcagctgcttttaaaggcttgccagcttccctgctctccttcccccttcagagctgcctcccatgacATGCCCCCCACCAGGGGCCTCAAGGAGGTGAAGTCTGCTCTCTCAAAggccacatctctacatttgATACTGTCCTTCCCCATTGCCCTCAGCATCTTGAACCTCCAGGACTGCATGGCGACTACAggcaccagcacctgcccaccagcatcctgggctgcattaggagggCAGTCACCTCCACatgattcttctcctctcctcagacccagtgaggccacacctggactactgtgtgcagttctgccctccccagtacaggagagacatggccatactgcagcaagtccagcaaagggtcatgaagatgattacaggactgcagcatcacatgcagagaggctgggagtGGTCAGcgtggagaaaagaagtctcggggggaatctgatcaatgtgtttcAACACATTGGAAGAACAGCGGATGGAGGCCGACTCTTCTCCCTggggcccagtgacaggacaagaggcaatgggcacaaactggcatctaggaaattctcttgaaacacaagggacaggtttttcactcagggggggtggtcaaacactgcccaggtcacccagagaggctgtggggtctCTGTTGGTGGAGATATTGAACACCTGACTGAACGCGACcccaagcaacctgctctagctgacccccACCCTCTGCCGTTCCGTGGTTCCGTGACCCTGAGGTTGTTGATGTTCAAATCTCGGAACAAGCCTgagttctcccaggcagagaggaCGCCACGCAGCAAGCTAGAAAGCTTCCTGGTCTTCAGAGGTATACAGACAGTGCATTAAGAGAGAGCCAACaggtaaatcttcctttaaaaagcagaatcacccaGAACTCACTGAGGTCAAGGGCAGGTCCTCgccacctccctctgctctgcaggaagcatgtcTGCTTGCCCTTAGATTGTTCTCGGTAGTTCTGTGTAACCCGCCCCACTTTCGCGCCTCAGCTATACATTACCTGacacccccatccccacccctgccccctccacaggcagctctgtctggcgaatgcttcccttcctccttcagaaatgctgggcaattccacagattcatcccgtatttctgcctctcctcatgtTACCTCTGACGACTTCTCTGAATTCCGGATCAGTTGCGGCCTTATTCACACGGTTTGAGGTACCAAGCCACAGGTCGGATTTTCCCctaactgcagcctgttcccttcacagccacacgcacatacacacagggcCCTCCAGCCTGACAGCACCGCGCGAAGAGCGCACCTGAACCCTTGGAGGAGCCGAGACGCATCTGCGTTTCCCACGTGCACTGcccccagcagagaagcccatggaggtgggtgCCATCCGCTCTCACTGAGCAGACCACAACTGACGGGACACGCGGAGCGACGGGGCTTGCTCTTATCAtgctgagagaggccatcaCACTGCCGCCTGCTGCCAaagcccctgccctgcccactgtgaagacactgtcagcttggggaagctgcagggtcaggagaggcccccgtcctctcctccagctcatcgcctctccaccctgccttgaaaagagcagggtccagagctgccagggacagggggtgttgctgaattctgctgcctttggctggaTGGCAGCGCTGAGGGGCCCTCTCTCTgcccaaagaaataacattaCTCCCTGACAGAGAACTCACGTGTCTGGGCCTGAACCTTCAACcagacagctcaggaagcaccctgaaagctgtggaaaagcgCAAAGATCCAGGAAGGCTTGCCAAAGGTGTCCAAGCCCTGGCACCGgtcctttcccaaaggaacactggtcctgtggtcagggcgtcctctctgtgcagctcagggcacccttgtgatggcacctctgagcttctggggctgctctgctctccgtgcagctccccaggggcagagtcctgcccagcttagctcacccccaggctgctgatgagcctgtgtgcaagacacagcaggagctccGCTCACGCATGCCACTCTCACGGGGGCTGGGATGTTTTGGGgctagcagcagcccagggtgctcaattccaaaggtgccttctgtctttcccatactCCCACTGGGCTCACTGAGCTGACAGTGAGGCTGTGCATCTAtggccagtgctctgtgggcaccaagaggctgcaggggtctctggaaacactcaggcacctcgctgcctcttcctcagtgcccaccggcagctctgagctgcaccTGGCAATGTCCCGCAGGCTAGGCTAGGCAAGGAAGGGGTGATGGAGAGTGGGCTTTGGGGAAGTGCTGAgtcccaagcagcacagcaatgcttttgaagaggagaagcagaaagggcttCGCTGAGGCTGGGTACCCAAGAATGGCAAGGCTGCCCGTCATCCCCAGGCACAGTATGTTGGTTCCCCAGgtacctggctgctcccagttcaTCAAGGAAGAGTTGCTCTGAGGCATGACTGAATGCACGTGCCCACAGCCTCCCGTGTTCGGCTGATGAAAGTGGTATCGGTGCAAACgggcctctcctctttctgaggaaggaggcagagagcttctgcacatcctaggcagttcctgagcctgaacattttgcaatgcctttcctTGCCCTCTTCCTTAGTTGGCAGGAGCTTGACCCACAGCACCTCCCTTTTTGAGGGCACCCAGGCCTTCCAGGTTATTAGCCCACCAGCGCccacattcttttgtctcagccCCAAAGGTGCCTCCTCTGAGTTCCGGTGTGTGCCAATGGTTCTTCTGCACCTCCGCCTGCACTCTAGTCCAGCCCCCACTTCACCCTCAcagtcttcctgacaaagggaatgatcttggcctctctttcttcagcagagcatagcagcagcagttgaggTACCTGCCATGGATGGTAgttcctcatcctcagctctccccagccctctgcagcacaccacaccaacaccagcagctccagatgcTACATGTCCCATCTGTCTGGACACCTTAGACGACATTGCCTATGTGAAACCCTGCTtccacaagttctgctttggttgtgtgCTCCGCTGGTCGAAAACAAAGGCCGAATGCcccctctgcaagcaggttttccagtctattctgcacacagtgctggcagaagatgaCTACCAGGAGTATGTCGTGAGGCCTCCCAAAGATAGCTCTGGTGCCAGGCGGCCGCGACAGAGAGCTCCTCGGCACCCTGCCACCAGGAGGCACCGTCGCCCTGCAGCTCACCCGCAGCAGCAGTCCCCTGCTCCTCAGATGCCATCCTCTGCCCAGgacggcagcagcctggaggggcctccaagccacagcaggcagaggcagagagccgGAGGGCTGCGGGAGCCAAGCCAGAGgctgtctctgcacaggcaggccagtgctgagagcagacctcagagacatgtgccagcgacagaggaggagatgctgaacttccGCCGTGCTCTGTACCGCACAGGGATGCGCGTGCAAAGGGTTCCCCATGGCGGCCACCCCCAAGACATCTCTGCAGAGTTCTTCTCCCGCAATCCGGACAGCATTCAGAGgttgctgccctggctccagcgcGAACTGAGAGTCCTCTTTGGAGTCCACCAGTCACTGATCACCATCACGGAGCTCATCGTCCTGACAAACCTCAGGAGGTATGACCTGGACAGTCAGGCCTTTGCTGACgacttagagctgctgctgctgagtcgcACCAGGCATTTCGTCCACAAGCTCATCAGCTTTGCCCAGTGCTCATGCACCATGGGGACCTACGACCGGC is a genomic window containing:
- the LOC134154791 gene encoding E3 ubiquitin-protein ligase Topors-like, coding for TPAAPDATCPICLDTLDDIAYVKPCFHKFCFGCVLRWSKTKAECPLCKQVFQSILHTVLAEDDYQEYVVRPPKDSSGARRPRQRAPRHPATRRHRRPAAHPQQQSPAPQMPSSAQDGSSLEGPPSHSRQRQRAGGLREPSQRLSLHRQASAESRPQRHVPATEEEMLNFRRALYRTGMRVQRVPHGGHPQDISAEFFSRNPDSIQRLLPWLQRELRVLFGVHQSLITITELIVLTNLRRYDLDSQAFADDLELLLLSRTRHFVHKLISFAQCSCTMGTYDRQAIYDCHSHSQHEGGPSASLSLAAAAGTATTPGPAQSPSPAGSPGYTMLPVTSYAGPRDIATATQSPQDLQTNSDNRAAQAGGEAQRQLPAPANPQDSDSSSDSCVLVGCWKPSAERSPECIVLSSDSEHSAPAEEACIASPTSRTVKSKVLLRCVNKRPWADRMRLERPCRMSPYFPLPATFLRIPHHKFHGQQVLEPLESPVDLKADKA